In Syngnathus typhle isolate RoL2023-S1 ecotype Sweden linkage group LG13, RoL_Styp_1.0, whole genome shotgun sequence, the sequence AGAGTGGAGGAAGCTTTCCGCGCCATCGACCGCGGCGACTACTACCTGGACGGCTACCGGGATAGCGCCTACAAAGACTTGGCGTGGAAACACGGCAACATCCACCTGTCGGCGCCGTGCATTTACTCTGAGGTGATGGAGGCGCTCAAGCTGCAGCCGGGACTTTCCTTCCTCAACCTGGGCAGCGGGACAGGCTACCTGAGCACCATGGTGGGCCTCATCATCGGTAAGCTTGGAACAAAATCAGCAACAAATGACGATAAACATTCAAATTATCgtggcaattttttttcccctgcaggTCCATTTGGTGTGAATCACGGTGTGGAGATCCACAAGGACGTGGTCGAATACGCCAGGGACAAACTGGACAGTTTCATAAAGACCAGCGACAGCTTCGATAAGTAAGAGTTGAATTTTGGAAAACTCGAAAACCTGATgcgcttggaaaaaaaaatgtagggaCACATGAAGCCATCTCTGAAGCAAAGCTTGCTCACATAAAACATCAAACTTTTGTAACTTCTGATTGCACCCCTCCTCCACTTGCAGGTTTGAGTTCTGCGAGCCTGTGTTTGTGGTAGGAGATTGCCTGGAAATCTCCACAGAGAGCCACCAGTATGATCGCATTTACTGCGGGGCCGGCGTGGAGAAGATTTACGAATATTACATGAAAGTCCTGCTCAAAGTCGGCGGCATCCTGGTGCTGCCTATCGAGGATCAGGTGAGACTGGAAGAGCAGCGCACAGATCAACGATTCGTGACCGCTCCTATTGGGTCCCACTACAATAGCTAAAGAGGACATCTGGCGTAAAGCTTTAATGGGGCCCGTTGCGGCAAATTTGGCACCGCTAATTATTACAGCCCCTCGACTCGATATGACATTACCATCTTTGCGTGATGAGGGCGTGTGCTTTAATTGTATCTCGATAGCGTTCATGTACAACGCTCGCATTAGCAAGCATTTATGCAATCATAATGCACTTCAGAAAAAACAAGTCCATTGAGCTCAAGAGCTAGCATACCCGCGCTACattagaaagacaaaaaaatgatcgaaaatgttgtcatttcaatttgatttttatgaattgaaaataaatgcatctatttttttcttccacagcTGACCCAGATCACCAGGACGGGCCAGTGCACGTGGGACAGCAAAAACATCTTGGCTGTGTCTTTCGCGCCGCTGGTCCAGCAGAGCAGAGCTGACGGCGACAAACCGGAAAGTGTCCAGTTGCGTGAGTTCCTCCCAGTCTCTTCGCATCTTTTCAAGGTTGGAATTTTATAGAGCAGATGTGCGCAAGGTGACTTCAATGAGCTGATGAATTTATTTGAGGGAGATGTTTATTTGTGGCGTAATTGAGGCCACAGCCGTCACACAAACAGGTACAGCGGACAAGAATAAGCTtgaaccacatgctgcttcaccaactCTCAACCATCCTCGTAGCAGCGGCCGAAACGTGCTTTTGTGTTTGCGTCCCTGTTTGTCCTCAGCCCCCGTGGCGGTGCGCAGCCTCCAGGACCTGTGCCGCATCTACATCCGCCGCACCCTCCGCGAGCTGGCGAGCGTCGGCGATGAGGACGGCCAggcccggcgcgccggggctcAGCGGGTTCCCCAGAAGCGCAAGCGGCGGCACTGCCGGCGGCGCCGCATCAACACGTACGTCTTTGTGGGCAACCAGCTCATTCCGCAGATGGTGGAGAGCGAGGAGGAGCACGGCGACGACGAGCACAAGGATGAGGAGGCCAACgtccaggaggaggaggaggacaaggaGGAGAGGGACCTGGGCGAGGTGGAGATCCTCAAGCAGACCAACGTCTTTAGAGACCACATCTTGGC encodes:
- the pcmtd1 gene encoding protein-L-isoaspartate O-methyltransferase domain-containing protein 1 isoform X1, with the protein product MGGAVSAGEDNDDLIDNLKEAQYIRTERVEEAFRAIDRGDYYLDGYRDSAYKDLAWKHGNIHLSAPCIYSEVMEALKLQPGLSFLNLGSGTGYLSTMVGLIIGKLGTKSATNDDKHSNYRGNFFSPAGPFGVNHGVEIHKDVVEYARDKLDSFIKTSDSFDKFEFCEPVFVVGDCLEISTESHQYDRIYCGAGVEKIYEYYMKVLLKVGGILVLPIEDQLTQITRTGQCTWDSKNILAVSFAPLVQQSRADGDKPESVQLPPVAVRSLQDLCRIYIRRTLRELASVGDEDGQARRAGAQRVPQKRKRRHCRRRRINTYVFVGNQLIPQMVESEEEHGDDEHKDEEANVQEEEEDKEERDLGEVEILKQTNVFRDHILALPLPESLKEYLLYYRKK
- the pcmtd1 gene encoding protein-L-isoaspartate O-methyltransferase domain-containing protein 1 isoform X2 codes for the protein MGGAVSAGEDNDDLIDNLKEAQYIRTERVEEAFRAIDRGDYYLDGYRDSAYKDLAWKHGNIHLSAPCIYSEVMEALKLQPGLSFLNLGSGTGYLSTMVGLIIGPFGVNHGVEIHKDVVEYARDKLDSFIKTSDSFDKFEFCEPVFVVGDCLEISTESHQYDRIYCGAGVEKIYEYYMKVLLKVGGILVLPIEDQLTQITRTGQCTWDSKNILAVSFAPLVQQSRADGDKPESVQLPPVAVRSLQDLCRIYIRRTLRELASVGDEDGQARRAGAQRVPQKRKRRHCRRRRINTYVFVGNQLIPQMVESEEEHGDDEHKDEEANVQEEEEDKEERDLGEVEILKQTNVFRDHILALPLPESLKEYLLYYRKK